A genomic window from Polaribacter gangjinensis includes:
- a CDS encoding NAD(P)H-dependent glycerol-3-phosphate dehydrogenase, with the protein MDKQQKIAVLGGGSWATAIVKMLSENLETVGWYMRDSQSIEHIKENNHNPKYLSSAELDANRLDLSYDINETVSKYDTLIFAIPSAFLESELHKLSISLENKIIFSAIKGIVPETGLIVGEHFNTEYQIPIENIGVITGPCHAEEVAMERLSYLTIACQDEEKAKKMATYLESWYINAKTSDDIIGTEYAAVLKNIYAVAAGIAHGLGYGDNFQAVLMSNAIREMKRFIRKVHKMKRNINNSAYLGDLLVTGYSTFSRNRHFGNMIGKGYTVKSAQLEMSMIAEGYYAAKSAYKISLENKAKTPIIDAVFAILYEQKSPKKEFKKLTDKLD; encoded by the coding sequence ATGGACAAACAGCAAAAAATTGCCGTTTTAGGAGGTGGAAGTTGGGCAACAGCGATTGTAAAAATGTTATCCGAAAATTTAGAAACGGTTGGTTGGTATATGCGTGATAGCCAATCTATTGAGCATATCAAAGAAAATAATCACAACCCAAAATACTTAAGTTCGGCTGAATTGGATGCAAATCGTTTGGATTTGTCATATGATATCAACGAAACTGTTTCAAAATATGATACCTTGATTTTTGCCATTCCTTCTGCTTTTTTAGAAAGTGAATTACACAAACTCTCTATTTCTTTAGAAAATAAAATCATTTTTTCTGCCATAAAAGGAATTGTTCCTGAAACGGGTTTGATTGTTGGCGAACATTTTAACACAGAATACCAAATTCCTATTGAAAATATTGGTGTTATTACAGGACCTTGTCATGCTGAAGAGGTTGCTATGGAGCGTTTATCGTACTTAACAATTGCTTGTCAGGATGAAGAAAAAGCTAAAAAAATGGCAACATATTTAGAAAGTTGGTATATCAATGCCAAAACTTCTGATGATATCATTGGTACTGAATATGCAGCCGTTTTGAAAAATATTTACGCAGTTGCTGCAGGAATTGCACATGGTTTGGGATATGGAGATAATTTTCAAGCAGTGTTGATGAGCAATGCCATTCGAGAAATGAAACGTTTCATCAGAAAAGTGCATAAAATGAAACGAAACATTAATAATTCTGCTTATTTGGGCGATTTATTAGTGACAGGATATTCCACTTTTAGTAGAAATCGTCATTTTGGAAACATGATTGGAAAAGGCTACACTGTAAAATCAGCTCAATTGGAAATGAGTATGATTGCTGAAGGCTATTATGCAGCCAAAAGCGCGTATAAAATTTCTTTAGAAAACAAGGCGAAAACTCCTATTATTGACGCTGTATTTGCCATTTTATACGAGCAAAAAAGCCCCAAAAAAGAATTTAAAAAGTTGACAGATAAATTGGATTAA
- the dut gene encoding dUTP diphosphatase, with protein sequence MTVEIINKSKHAIPNYETAGAAGMDLKANIDSPIILKPLERAIVKTGLYIALPQGFEAQVRPRSGLAAKKGITVLNSPGTVDADYRGEIGVILVNLSNEDFIVNDGERIAQLVIAKHERISWQEVEILGETKRGAGGFGSTGL encoded by the coding sequence ATGACTGTAGAAATTATCAACAAATCAAAACACGCAATACCTAATTATGAAACAGCAGGTGCTGCTGGTATGGATTTAAAAGCAAATATTGATTCTCCAATAATTCTAAAACCTCTAGAAAGAGCTATCGTAAAAACAGGCTTATACATTGCTTTGCCTCAAGGATTTGAAGCACAAGTAAGACCAAGAAGTGGTTTGGCTGCAAAAAAAGGAATCACTGTTTTAAATTCACCTGGAACTGTAGATGCTGATTATAGAGGAGAAATTGGCGTTATCTTAGTAAATCTATCCAATGAAGATTTTATTGTGAATGATGGAGAAAGAATTGCGCAATTAGTAATTGCAAAACACGAACGAATTTCTTGGCAAGAAGTAGAAATTTTAGGCGAAACGAAACGTGGAGCAGGAGGTTTTGGCAGTACTGGCCTATAA
- a CDS encoding alpha/beta hydrolase: MKELFRFIFISIFILHFFGLNAQEKISTKTSNVSILEEEFEIKSLEVSHKIWVYLPPNYEKSSKKFPVIYMHDAQNLFDNATSYAGEWSIDETLNDLFKKTGKGFIVVGIENSGAKRIDEYTPFKNEKYGGGKGSIYIDFLVNELKPFIDKTYRTKSNAKNTALIGSSLGGLISFYGGLKYPSVFGKIGALSTSFWFSDEIYEFATKNGNQKNLKIYLLVGGKEGEMMVPDTEKMVKTLSEIGFPSKKIKTKIVPEGKHNEAFWKSEFLETITFLFKL, translated from the coding sequence ATGAAAGAACTCTTTCGTTTCATATTTATAAGTATTTTTATTTTACATTTTTTTGGGTTGAATGCTCAAGAAAAAATAAGCACAAAAACTTCAAATGTTTCCATTTTAGAGGAAGAGTTTGAAATAAAATCTTTAGAAGTTTCTCATAAAATTTGGGTGTATTTACCACCTAATTATGAAAAATCATCGAAAAAATTTCCTGTAATTTATATGCATGATGCTCAAAATTTGTTTGACAATGCAACTTCATATGCTGGTGAATGGAGTATTGATGAAACCTTAAATGACCTATTTAAAAAAACTGGAAAAGGATTTATTGTTGTAGGAATTGAAAATTCGGGCGCAAAAAGAATAGATGAATACACACCATTTAAAAATGAAAAATATGGAGGAGGAAAAGGAAGTATTTACATTGATTTTTTAGTGAACGAATTGAAACCTTTTATTGATAAAACCTATCGCACAAAATCAAACGCAAAAAATACAGCCTTGATTGGCAGCTCATTAGGCGGATTAATTTCTTTTTATGGAGGATTAAAATATCCTAGCGTTTTTGGGAAAATTGGTGCACTTTCCACATCTTTCTGGTTTTCTGATGAAATTTATGAGTTTGCAACAAAAAATGGAAATCAAAAAAATCTAAAAATCTACTTATTAGTTGGTGGAAAAGAAGGAGAAATGATGGTTCCTGATACTGAAAAAATGGTGAAAACCTTATCCGAAATTGGATTTCCTAGTAAAAAAATTAAAACAAAAATTGTTCCTGAAGGCAAGCATAATGAAGCATTTTGGAAATCGGAATTTTTAGAAACAATTACTTTTTTATTTAAATTATAA
- a CDS encoding YceI family protein produces the protein MMKKTKLLPYLLLFVFMTTPFFVQAQKLTLDNETSFLQVLGTSSLHDWHVQAEKQSGSLVFSDADKFAISSLTFSVESESLKSGKSAMDKKTFEALNTKKFKTIEFVLTEVLSANKKTDKRYDVAASGNLVINGVKKPITLKFSIEKNDKVYILEGSHKMLMTTFGIVPPKALLGTIKTGDEIEVKFKTIFKN, from the coding sequence ATGATGAAAAAAACAAAATTACTACCCTATCTGTTGTTATTCGTATTTATGACAACGCCTTTTTTCGTTCAGGCACAAAAACTAACTTTAGATAACGAAACGTCTTTCTTACAAGTATTAGGAACCTCTTCTTTGCATGATTGGCATGTACAAGCAGAAAAACAAAGTGGCAGCCTTGTTTTTTCTGATGCAGATAAATTTGCTATTAGCTCACTTACATTCTCTGTAGAAAGCGAAAGTTTAAAAAGTGGTAAATCTGCCATGGATAAAAAAACTTTTGAAGCATTAAATACCAAGAAGTTTAAAACAATTGAATTTGTATTAACAGAAGTTTTATCTGCTAATAAAAAAACAGACAAACGTTATGATGTTGCTGCATCAGGAAACTTGGTTATAAATGGCGTTAAAAAGCCCATTACTTTAAAGTTTTCAATTGAAAAAAATGACAAAGTGTATATTTTAGAAGGATCACACAAAATGTTGATGACCACTTTTGGAATTGTACCACCAAAAGCACTTCTAGGAACAATAAAAACAGGTGACGAAATTGAAGTAAAATTTAAAACAATATTCAAAAATTAA